From the genome of Arthrobacter alpinus, one region includes:
- a CDS encoding polyprenyl synthetase family protein codes for MPAKNESQLAQPIARKPGTQGETLLVERGNCCASTAQNPAIPLGWADFQIRVKEVLEHYFAAQRQRAEGYSPAFGELWDRMAATTSGGKWMRPKLVYLTFEAFGGDDWRACSELAAAFEVLHAALLVHDDVIDRDFVRRGVQTLGGSYRDVATRAGHSSIDADHAGFSAAIIAGDLLLTGSLKLATSAATGHGQGSAILATIHEAIFASAAGELDDLLFSLGSSDPDLREVLNMERLKTAVYSFEMPLRAGALLAGESVATADALAAVGRDIGVAYQVVDDVLGTFGQQSLTGKPVDSDLREGKHTTLTSFAEGSGEFVAAMAAFRAGEGDAEAVRAVLRQLGAREHALALAKSLVVDAIDKATELDLPESLFMELTQICDYVLSRRS; via the coding sequence ATGCCAGCGAAGAACGAAAGCCAACTAGCCCAGCCAATCGCCCGGAAACCCGGGACACAAGGTGAAACACTTTTGGTCGAGCGGGGAAATTGCTGCGCCTCGACCGCCCAAAACCCGGCAATACCTTTGGGCTGGGCGGACTTTCAGATCAGGGTCAAAGAGGTGCTGGAGCACTACTTTGCTGCTCAACGTCAACGTGCCGAGGGGTACTCGCCAGCATTTGGTGAGTTGTGGGATCGCATGGCGGCCACAACGAGCGGGGGGAAATGGATGCGTCCCAAACTGGTCTACCTGACCTTTGAAGCTTTCGGGGGGGATGACTGGCGGGCGTGCAGCGAACTCGCTGCCGCCTTTGAGGTGCTCCACGCAGCATTGCTGGTGCACGATGACGTGATTGACAGGGACTTTGTTCGCCGCGGTGTGCAAACACTCGGCGGTAGCTACCGGGACGTGGCCACCCGTGCCGGCCACAGTAGCATCGACGCAGACCACGCCGGATTCTCCGCCGCCATCATTGCCGGGGATCTGCTCCTGACGGGTTCCCTGAAGCTGGCAACCTCTGCAGCCACAGGGCACGGGCAGGGCTCAGCGATTCTCGCCACCATACATGAAGCGATCTTTGCCTCCGCGGCGGGCGAGCTTGATGACCTGTTGTTCTCACTGGGGAGCAGCGATCCTGATCTGCGTGAAGTTCTGAACATGGAGCGGCTGAAAACTGCCGTTTATTCCTTTGAAATGCCGTTGCGTGCAGGAGCCCTGTTGGCGGGTGAATCAGTGGCCACCGCCGACGCGCTCGCTGCCGTGGGCCGAGACATCGGAGTGGCCTACCAAGTGGTCGATGACGTTCTGGGAACCTTCGGCCAGCAGTCCCTCACCGGCAAACCTGTTGATTCGGACCTGCGGGAAGGTAAGCACACCACCCTGACATCATTCGCCGAGGGTTCCGGAGAGTTTGTTGCAGCCATGGCGGCTTTTCGTGCAGGTGAGGGCGACGCCGAGGCTGTGCGGGCCGTGCTGCGCCAGCTCGGCGCTCGGGAGCATGCCCTGGCGCTGGCCAAGAGCCTGGTGGTAGACGCCATTGATAAGGCCACGGAGCTGGACTTGCCCGAGTCCTTGTTCATGGAACTTACGCAAATCTGCGACTACGTCCTGAGCCGGAGGAGTTAG
- a CDS encoding lycopene cyclase domain-containing protein, translating into MNFSQLNVIFVAVAVLVMVTALAQHRGETGRRAVIAVVVGTIAVLIVLTAIFDNLMIASGLFDYAGHTLNGIHVGLAPIEDFAYPIAAGLLLPGLWLLFTRGRKA; encoded by the coding sequence ATGAACTTTTCCCAGCTTAACGTCATCTTTGTGGCCGTGGCCGTGCTGGTCATGGTGACGGCGCTGGCGCAGCATCGAGGGGAAACCGGTCGGCGTGCGGTGATTGCCGTCGTCGTCGGAACCATTGCAGTCCTGATTGTTCTGACGGCCATTTTTGACAACCTCATGATTGCCTCGGGACTCTTCGACTACGCCGGGCACACCTTGAACGGCATTCACGTCGGCCTGGCACCCATTGAGGATTTTGCCTACCCGATTGCCGCCGGATTGCTACTGCCGGGCCTGTGGCTGTTGTTCACACGGGGGCGGAAGGCATGA
- a CDS encoding 3-isopropylmalate dehydrogenase, producing MSASIDIAVIAGDGIGPEVTAEAVKVLKKVTAAEGVELTLTDYALGAEHWLATGQTLPEETIQALRGHDAILFGAVGAAPGDTRIPSGLIEREMLLKLRFSLDHYVNLRPSFLYDGVASPLAAPGTIDFVVVREGTEGPYVGNGGVLRKGTMHEVATEVSVNTAFGVERLVRDGFRRASERPRKKLTYVHKHNVLVYAGHLWKRTVEAVANDFPEVSVDYLHVDAAMIFLVTDPARFDVIVTDNLFGDIITDLAAAVTGGIGLAASGNINMDRTAPSMFEPVHGSAPDIAGQQKADPTAAILSAALLLNHVGYPGAATKVEEAVAADIATRNPAAARTTSAIGDAIAAVL from the coding sequence ATGAGCGCATCGATTGACATTGCAGTTATCGCCGGCGACGGCATCGGCCCCGAGGTCACCGCGGAGGCTGTGAAGGTCTTGAAAAAGGTCACCGCAGCGGAGGGTGTCGAGCTGACACTCACTGACTACGCCCTGGGAGCCGAGCACTGGCTGGCCACGGGGCAGACCCTGCCCGAGGAGACCATCCAGGCCCTCCGCGGCCACGACGCCATCCTCTTTGGTGCTGTCGGTGCAGCCCCAGGCGACACGCGCATCCCGTCCGGCCTAATCGAACGCGAGATGCTGCTCAAACTTCGCTTCAGTCTGGACCACTATGTGAACTTGCGCCCCTCCTTCTTGTACGACGGCGTCGCCTCACCCCTGGCGGCCCCCGGCACCATCGACTTCGTGGTGGTCCGTGAGGGTACCGAGGGTCCCTATGTGGGCAACGGTGGCGTGCTGCGCAAGGGCACCATGCACGAGGTTGCCACGGAGGTCTCCGTCAACACCGCCTTCGGTGTGGAGCGGTTGGTACGCGACGGCTTCCGCCGAGCCAGCGAACGCCCCCGCAAGAAGTTGACTTATGTGCACAAGCACAACGTGCTGGTCTACGCAGGGCACCTGTGGAAGCGCACCGTGGAGGCCGTAGCCAATGATTTCCCCGAGGTCAGCGTGGACTACCTGCACGTCGATGCGGCCATGATCTTCCTGGTCACCGACCCGGCCCGCTTTGACGTGATCGTCACCGACAACCTCTTTGGTGACATCATCACCGACCTGGCCGCGGCCGTCACCGGCGGGATCGGCCTGGCAGCCTCCGGCAACATCAACATGGACCGCACGGCGCCGTCCATGTTCGAGCCGGTCCACGGCTCCGCACCCGACATTGCGGGCCAGCAAAAAGCGGATCCGACGGCGGCCATCTTGTCCGCGGCCCTGCTGCTGAACCACGTCGGCTACCCGGGCGCGGCCACCAAAGTCGAAGAAGCGGTGGCTGCGGATATCGCAACCCGGAACCCCGCGGCGGCGCGCACAACCAGCGCCATCGGTGACGCCATCGCGGCGGTCCTCTGA
- a CDS encoding phytoene/squalene synthase family protein — protein sequence MGTEPLRHYSETATRSAAVVIKSYSTSFGMACWLLGTKARREIENIYALVRVADEVVDGAAAAAGLGQEAVRAQLDTLERETEQALSSGYSTNLVVHAFAGTARRAGIDSSLTKPFFASMRTDVSQNTHSPDTLAEYIYGSAEVVGLMCLKVFQTMDGAQAGHEQQLLDAARSLGAAFQKVNFLRDLGADSAELGRLYFPGLDPAAFNDHHKDALLAEIRHDLAVARAGMPFLPPPARRAVRLAHDLFAALVAKLARIPAARLAQERARVPGWHKVMIAVTVCLGGNRPGTSESVPDRPRFPIPEPQASDSKVHDSTVEVSS from the coding sequence ATGGGAACCGAACCCCTGAGGCACTATTCCGAGACCGCCACGCGAAGCGCGGCAGTGGTTATCAAAAGCTATTCGACGTCGTTCGGCATGGCCTGCTGGTTACTAGGGACCAAGGCTCGCCGGGAAATAGAGAACATTTATGCACTGGTACGGGTGGCCGACGAGGTGGTAGACGGCGCAGCCGCGGCGGCAGGCCTGGGCCAGGAAGCAGTGCGCGCCCAGCTTGACACCCTGGAACGGGAAACCGAGCAAGCCCTGTCTAGCGGCTACAGCACCAACCTGGTAGTTCACGCTTTTGCCGGCACCGCGCGGCGGGCAGGTATTGACTCCTCGCTGACCAAGCCGTTTTTCGCCTCCATGCGCACGGACGTTTCGCAGAACACGCATTCACCGGACACCTTAGCCGAGTACATTTATGGCTCAGCTGAGGTGGTGGGCCTGATGTGCTTGAAAGTCTTCCAGACCATGGACGGTGCGCAGGCCGGTCACGAACAGCAGCTGCTGGATGCGGCCCGCAGCCTGGGCGCCGCATTCCAAAAGGTGAACTTCCTGCGCGATCTGGGGGCCGACAGTGCAGAGTTGGGGCGACTGTACTTCCCGGGACTGGACCCTGCGGCGTTCAACGATCATCACAAGGATGCGCTGCTTGCCGAGATTCGCCACGATTTGGCAGTTGCCCGGGCCGGTATGCCTTTCCTTCCCCCGCCGGCCCGGCGGGCCGTGCGGTTAGCCCACGATCTCTTTGCCGCCCTAGTCGCCAAACTGGCCCGCATCCCGGCGGCCCGACTCGCCCAGGAAAGGGCCAGGGTTCCTGGCTGGCACAAGGTGATGATCGCCGTGACGGTGTGCCTAGGCGGAAATCGCCCAGGCACCAGCGAAAGTGTTCCAGATCGGCCCCGCTTTCCGATTCCAGAACCGCAGGCTTCGGACTCTAAAGTGCACGATTCAACCGTGGAGGTTTCCTCATGA
- the crtI gene encoding phytoene desaturase family protein — MNGTRRPDLLMKRLIPALARKGSGRPADNASGPCVVIGGGISGLATAGLLAKDGHAVTVLEQQEQLGGRAGRWERDGFTFDTGPSWYLMPEVIDHWFKMMGTSAAAELTLTRLDPAYKLWSAAGGQQGADSTVVRTGRAAAVDLFESQQPRSGAQLEKYLDSAELAYTLAKKHFLYDPFGTLRGLVTPAVLRHAPRLAQLLTRSLHGFVAGRFTHPLQQKILGYPAVFLGTSPYKAPSIYHLMSHLDLQDGVLYPQGGFAAVVDAMERVIRRAGVQIVAGATVTQIVTGPADGGARCEAVAWRDRDGVEHRSGAKLVVGAADLHHIESALLPETLRTRSAKKWAKTDPGISAVLVCLGVRGGLPQLAHHNLLFTDDWQDNFARIVDGQALADTTSIYVCRPSATDSSVAPAGTENLFLLIPAPALPQWGRGGFDGGGSSHVEKVADAAIAQLAIWTNTPDLAERIMVRRSYGPADFQDDVNAWQGSALGLAHTLRQSAFLRPGNVNHKVSGLYYAGSSVRPGIGVPLCMISAELVLKSVRGDKTGGPLAEPEPDVPASVSGTTVAEGMRAPDTDHAVRVVVP; from the coding sequence ATGAATGGCACGCGCCGACCAGACTTGCTCATGAAAAGGCTGATTCCTGCCTTGGCCAGGAAAGGAAGCGGCAGGCCTGCGGATAATGCCTCCGGGCCATGCGTGGTGATCGGCGGTGGTATTTCCGGCCTGGCCACGGCGGGTCTTCTGGCCAAAGACGGGCACGCTGTGACGGTGCTGGAACAGCAGGAGCAGCTCGGGGGTCGGGCCGGCCGCTGGGAACGCGATGGTTTCACCTTTGACACCGGCCCCAGTTGGTACCTCATGCCGGAGGTCATTGACCATTGGTTCAAGATGATGGGCACCAGTGCGGCCGCGGAGCTGACATTGACCCGGCTGGATCCTGCCTATAAGTTATGGAGCGCCGCAGGCGGTCAGCAGGGGGCTGATTCCACGGTGGTCCGCACCGGACGTGCCGCCGCTGTGGACTTGTTCGAGTCTCAGCAACCACGCTCCGGGGCGCAATTGGAGAAGTACTTGGATTCCGCCGAACTGGCCTACACCCTGGCCAAGAAACATTTCCTCTACGACCCCTTTGGCACGCTGCGGGGCTTGGTCACGCCGGCGGTGTTGCGTCATGCCCCACGGCTGGCCCAACTTTTAACCCGTTCCCTGCACGGTTTCGTGGCGGGCCGGTTCACTCATCCTCTACAACAAAAGATCCTTGGGTACCCTGCCGTATTTTTGGGAACCAGCCCCTACAAAGCGCCCTCGATTTACCACCTCATGAGCCACCTGGATCTCCAGGACGGCGTACTGTACCCGCAGGGTGGCTTTGCCGCGGTGGTTGACGCCATGGAACGGGTCATCCGCAGGGCCGGTGTCCAGATCGTCGCCGGGGCCACGGTCACGCAAATTGTCACTGGCCCGGCGGACGGCGGGGCGCGGTGCGAGGCAGTCGCCTGGCGGGACCGGGACGGCGTGGAACATCGCAGCGGTGCCAAGCTAGTGGTTGGTGCCGCGGATCTGCACCACATTGAGTCGGCACTGTTGCCGGAGACGCTGCGCACGCGATCTGCCAAAAAGTGGGCCAAGACTGATCCCGGCATCAGTGCGGTACTGGTGTGCTTGGGCGTCAGGGGCGGCCTACCACAGTTGGCCCACCATAACCTCCTGTTCACTGACGACTGGCAGGACAACTTCGCCCGGATCGTTGACGGACAGGCACTGGCGGACACCACCTCCATCTACGTTTGCCGTCCGAGCGCCACCGATTCCTCCGTGGCGCCTGCCGGTACCGAGAATCTATTCCTACTCATCCCGGCACCGGCCCTGCCGCAGTGGGGCAGGGGAGGGTTCGACGGCGGAGGCTCGTCGCACGTGGAAAAGGTTGCTGACGCGGCAATCGCCCAACTGGCGATCTGGACAAACACGCCGGACTTGGCCGAGCGGATCATGGTGCGGCGCAGCTACGGCCCGGCGGATTTTCAAGACGACGTGAACGCTTGGCAGGGAAGTGCCTTGGGATTGGCGCACACGCTTCGCCAGAGCGCCTTCCTGCGCCCCGGCAATGTGAACCACAAGGTCAGCGGGCTCTACTACGCCGGCAGTTCTGTGCGCCCCGGCATTGGGGTGCCGCTGTGCATGATCAGCGCCGAGCTGGTGCTCAAATCGGTGCGCGGAGACAAGACCGGCGGACCCTTGGCTGAGCCTGAACCCGATGTGCCGGCATCAGTTTCTGGCACAACTGTGGCCGAAGGCATGAGGGCACCGGACACTGATCATGCTGTGCGGGTGGTCGTGCCTTGA
- a CDS encoding NAD-dependent epimerase/dehydratase family protein produces MSVITVAGATGYIGGRLVPLLLEAHHEVRVFDSHSTKAPGCALSRPGGDHGGLHRGSAEGTESGSLSRHCVLPGALHVRGQTRVRQF; encoded by the coding sequence ATGAGCGTGATAACCGTTGCCGGAGCCACCGGATACATTGGCGGGCGCCTGGTGCCCCTGCTATTGGAAGCCCACCATGAGGTGCGGGTTTTTGACTCGCACTCCACAAAAGCTCCGGGATGTGCCCTGTCGCGACCAGGTGGAGATCACGGTGGGCTCCATAGAGGATCCGCAGAGGGCACAGAATCTGGGTCACTGAGCCGACATTGTGTACTACCTGGTGCACTCCATGTCCGGGGACAAACACGCGTCCGCCAATTTTGA
- a CDS encoding prenyltransferase produces the protein MKTLFLSSRPVSWVNTAYPFAAAYFLATGRIDWIFVVGTVFFLIPYNLAMYGINDVFDYESDLLNARKGGIEGTVLERTHHRLILVSAAVAVIPFVAALLTQGGVLAKSVLLISLFAVVAYSAPGLRFKERPFLDSITSSTHFVSPAVYALVLVDAPFTPGIWAFLGAFFLWGIGSHAFGAVQDIIPDREGGLASIGTVMGARATVAFSVLAYVGAGVLMLWTAVPFAGLLAVPYLVNVASYLRVTDATSTSANVAWKRFLWLNYLTGFLVTMTLIWLVLNR, from the coding sequence ATGAAGACACTATTCCTCTCGTCCCGCCCGGTTTCCTGGGTGAACACCGCCTATCCCTTCGCGGCTGCATATTTCCTGGCCACCGGGAGAATCGACTGGATATTTGTGGTGGGGACCGTGTTCTTCCTGATCCCCTATAACCTGGCGATGTACGGCATCAACGACGTGTTCGACTACGAATCCGACCTTCTCAATGCCCGCAAGGGCGGTATTGAAGGTACCGTGCTGGAGCGCACCCACCACCGCCTCATCCTCGTGTCTGCAGCCGTGGCTGTGATTCCTTTCGTGGCTGCGCTGCTAACTCAAGGCGGGGTGCTGGCCAAGTCGGTGCTGCTGATATCCCTTTTTGCCGTGGTCGCTTACAGTGCGCCCGGGCTGCGTTTCAAGGAGCGGCCGTTCCTTGACTCCATCACCTCCAGCACCCACTTTGTTTCCCCGGCCGTTTACGCCCTAGTGTTGGTCGATGCGCCCTTCACCCCCGGCATCTGGGCCTTTCTTGGGGCATTCTTTCTCTGGGGCATTGGCAGCCACGCCTTTGGTGCCGTGCAGGATATTATTCCTGACCGCGAGGGTGGGTTGGCCTCCATCGGCACAGTCATGGGGGCACGCGCCACTGTTGCCTTCTCCGTGCTTGCCTATGTCGGTGCCGGGGTGCTGATGCTCTGGACGGCGGTGCCGTTTGCCGGCCTGCTGGCGGTGCCGTACCTGGTCAACGTTGCCTCCTATCTGCGGGTCACCGATGCTACCTCCACATCCGCCAATGTGGCCTGGAAGCGCTTCTTGTGGCTGAACTACCTCACTGGTTTCCTGGTGACCATGACTTTGATCTGGCTGGTCTTGAACCGCTAA
- a CDS encoding MarR family winged helix-turn-helix transcriptional regulator, whose product MEFIMRREMDLNETDFQAMQHLMKQRSMSPGELAKLLHLTAAATTTVIDRLARKGHITRTPHPTDRRRLLISPSEQSERAAMEKLMPMIMDVDNKVRSYDDGEQAVIVDFLGSVVASMSSRVEDLKNGHAPSPATEQNDSRKV is encoded by the coding sequence ATGGAGTTCATCATGCGCCGGGAAATGGACCTGAACGAAACCGACTTCCAGGCCATGCAGCATCTGATGAAGCAGCGATCCATGTCCCCTGGCGAGTTGGCAAAGTTGCTGCACCTTACGGCGGCAGCCACAACCACGGTCATCGACAGACTGGCGCGTAAGGGGCACATCACCAGGACCCCCCACCCCACTGACAGGCGGCGATTGCTCATTAGCCCAAGTGAACAATCCGAGAGAGCAGCCATGGAAAAGCTCATGCCGATGATCATGGACGTTGACAACAAGGTGCGCAGCTACGACGATGGCGAACAAGCCGTCATTGTCGACTTCTTGGGTAGCGTGGTGGCCTCCATGAGTAGCCGCGTGGAGGACTTGAAAAATGGCCACGCCCCGAGTCCCGCAACCGAGCAAAATGATAGCCGGAAGGTGTAA
- a CDS encoding cryptochrome/photolyase family protein, with protein MTISLVWFRDDLRVADNPALLAAVADGGAVALYVLDEESAGIRPLGGAAKWWLHHALADLSSELAELGVPLMLRRGPGAQVIQTVASELGAGALYWNRRYGGPERAVDTAVKEWAAGRGLHTESFQASLLHEPWTVRTGAGNPYQVFTPFWRALSERDFRAPLGRPDAGHGFGGDLPVSDRLAQWALVPTAPDWSGGLAATWQPSAAAGQEALADFLASRVRDYSDARDRPDQPGTSRLSPYLRWGQLSPFQVWAALADLRSEGTSGPAVFASELGWREFCWHQLFHHPDLATTNLRRHFDAFPWQLPDATDAAYSGSAVEHLRAWQQGATGIPLVDAGQRELWRTGFMHNRVRMVAASFLVKNLGIHWCVGEAWFWDTLVDADAASNPANWQWVAGSGADAAPFFRIFNPLTQAKKFDPEGKYVNRWVPELLTSDYPQPVVDLADSRRAALDALAATKSSLT; from the coding sequence ATGACCATTTCCCTGGTCTGGTTCCGTGATGATCTGCGCGTGGCGGACAACCCTGCCCTGCTTGCTGCCGTCGCCGACGGTGGGGCCGTGGCCCTGTACGTCCTGGATGAAGAGTCCGCTGGTATCCGGCCGCTGGGCGGGGCCGCCAAGTGGTGGCTGCACCACGCACTGGCGGATCTCAGCAGCGAATTGGCTGAACTGGGCGTCCCGCTGATGCTGCGTCGCGGCCCCGGGGCGCAGGTTATCCAGACAGTGGCCTCCGAGCTGGGGGCTGGCGCCCTTTACTGGAACCGGCGCTACGGCGGTCCGGAACGGGCCGTGGACACAGCCGTGAAAGAGTGGGCCGCCGGGCGGGGGCTCCACACCGAAAGTTTCCAGGCCTCCTTGCTGCATGAACCCTGGACGGTCCGCACCGGGGCCGGCAATCCCTACCAGGTGTTCACCCCCTTCTGGCGGGCGCTCTCGGAACGGGACTTCCGGGCGCCGCTGGGCAGGCCCGACGCCGGTCACGGGTTTGGCGGGGACCTCCCGGTGAGCGACCGGCTGGCGCAGTGGGCCCTGGTGCCAACCGCCCCGGATTGGTCCGGCGGGCTGGCCGCAACGTGGCAGCCCAGCGCCGCGGCCGGGCAGGAAGCATTGGCGGATTTCCTCGCCAGCCGGGTGCGGGACTACTCGGACGCCCGCGACCGGCCGGACCAGCCGGGCACCAGTCGCCTGTCCCCGTATCTGCGATGGGGCCAGCTCAGCCCCTTCCAAGTGTGGGCCGCGCTCGCAGACCTCCGCAGCGAGGGAACCTCCGGCCCCGCAGTGTTCGCTTCGGAGCTGGGGTGGCGGGAGTTTTGCTGGCACCAGCTCTTCCACCACCCCGACCTGGCCACCACCAACCTTCGCCGGCACTTTGATGCTTTCCCGTGGCAACTGCCGGACGCAACGGATGCAGCCTACTCAGGGTCCGCCGTCGAGCATCTGCGTGCCTGGCAGCAGGGCGCCACCGGGATTCCGCTCGTGGATGCCGGGCAACGCGAGCTGTGGCGCACCGGGTTCATGCACAACCGTGTCCGGATGGTCGCGGCCAGCTTCCTGGTCAAGAACCTGGGGATTCACTGGTGCGTGGGGGAGGCGTGGTTCTGGGACACCTTGGTTGATGCCGATGCCGCGTCGAACCCAGCCAACTGGCAGTGGGTGGCAGGATCGGGGGCCGATGCCGCCCCGTTCTTTAGGATCTTCAACCCGCTCACGCAGGCAAAGAAGTTCGATCCGGAAGGGAAATACGTCAACCGCTGGGTACCGGAGCTCCTGACCTCCGACTACCCGCAACCCGTCGTCGACCTCGCCGACAGCCGGCGGGCGGCCCTGGACGCCCTTGCCGCTACCAAGTCAAGTCTCACTTAG
- a CDS encoding DUF2867 domain-containing protein, with protein sequence MSAPAEPLPSDPDWAGLTVFTDERRKTTTAPASDVWKVIEGISGQNGYYSLPFAWTVRGWMDKLAGGVGLSRGRRSSNSLQLNDTVDWWRVETLERWKLLRLRAEMIVQGRAWLEFEVTPLLAGGVETGSVFRQRAIFFPCGLSGRLYWLAVLPFHGIIFKNMATRITAAAAQQS encoded by the coding sequence GTGAGCGCTCCGGCAGAACCGCTACCCAGCGATCCCGACTGGGCGGGGCTGACGGTGTTCACCGATGAACGCAGAAAAACCACCACGGCCCCCGCCAGCGATGTCTGGAAGGTCATCGAGGGCATAAGTGGCCAGAACGGCTACTACTCATTACCGTTCGCCTGGACGGTGCGCGGCTGGATGGACAAGCTCGCCGGCGGGGTGGGCCTGAGCCGCGGACGGCGCAGCAGCAACAGCCTGCAGCTCAACGACACCGTGGATTGGTGGCGGGTGGAAACCCTGGAGCGGTGGAAGCTGCTGCGCTTGCGGGCAGAAATGATCGTCCAGGGACGTGCCTGGCTCGAATTTGAGGTTACCCCGCTGCTTGCGGGCGGGGTGGAGACGGGCAGCGTGTTCCGCCAGCGGGCCATCTTCTTCCCCTGCGGCCTGTCCGGGCGCTTGTACTGGTTGGCCGTGCTTCCCTTCCACGGCATCATCTTCAAGAACATGGCCACCAGGATCACCGCCGCCGCGGCTCAACAATCCTAA
- a CDS encoding lycopene cyclase domain-containing protein — translation MIYLIILMLLLCCMALLDARWKLFLFARPWAAAAVLALGTAYFLVWDVAAIAAGIFLHRESPLMTGIMIGPQLPLEEAFFLLFLCYQTMILFTGAVRLWHHRGTLRRKGEQS, via the coding sequence TTGATCTACCTCATCATCTTGATGCTCCTGCTGTGCTGCATGGCCCTGCTGGATGCGCGATGGAAGCTGTTCTTGTTTGCCCGCCCGTGGGCAGCGGCGGCCGTCTTGGCCCTGGGCACCGCCTATTTCTTGGTGTGGGATGTAGCAGCGATAGCGGCCGGCATCTTCTTGCACAGGGAATCTCCTCTCATGACGGGTATCATGATTGGTCCACAGCTGCCCTTAGAGGAAGCATTTTTCCTCTTGTTTCTGTGCTACCAAACCATGATCTTGTTCACCGGAGCCGTGCGTTTGTGGCACCACCGAGGGACCCTGCGCCGGAAAGGGGAGCAATCATGA